The genomic stretch GACAGAAATGTGTCTTATTACCGGGTGATTTAAGAAAAGAAGGTTTAGCGAAAGATTTAGTAAAAAAAGCATATAACGAGTTAGGTGGACTAGATATTCTAGTGCTAAACGCTGGACTACAGCAATATCAATTAGATATTCAAAAACTTCCAGCTGAACAATTACGTGACACATTTGAAGTGAACGTCTTCTCCGTTGTGTTCGCAATTCAAGAAGCACTTAATTACTTAAAAGCAGGGGCAAGTATCATTTTAACGTCCTCCATTCAAGGCGTTAAACCAAGCGCTCACCTTGTTGACTATGCAATGACAAAAAGTAGTTTAATTTCGCTTACTAAAAGTTTAGCGGCACAACTAGGGGGAAAAGGTATTCGAATTAATGCGGTTGCACCAGGACCAATTTGGACGGCGCTGCAAATTTCTGGGGGACAACCACAAGATAGTATTCCTGCATTTGGTCAAGATCAGCCACTTGGACGAGCAGGGCAACCCGCAGAACTTGCGAGCGCTTATGTGCTACTAGCATCAGATGAAGCAAGTTATACAACGGGCCAAGTATACGGAATTACCGGCGGAGCTCCTATTAATTAAAAGCGAGGTGAAAGTTCGTGCCGTGGACAAAAAATGATTATCCGGATTCGTGGAAAAATCTAAGAAAGACCGAACGCGAAAAAGCTATTGAAATCGGCAATGCCCTATTAAAAGATGGCTACTCAGAAAGCCGCGCTATCCCAATTGCCACTTCGAAAGCAGAAGAATGGTATAAAAATCATAAGGAATCGTAATGTTTAGATGAAAAAATACTTGGAACGCTAGGCTTTAAGTCTATTGTTTCAAGTGTTTTAATTTTGATAAAAAAAGTGTACTATTTAAATTAAGAGAGATGATGACAACTAGGAGGAACTTTTTATGAATAAAAGAAGATGGATTTTCAGCACTGTGGTTGCAGCTTTCCTATTGATTATTGGAGGATTTTTAGTTTATCAACAGATGACACCAAAACCATTCACCGAAGTAGTGGCAGAAGCTAAAATCGACGGTTATGAGAGTGGGGATGAATTAGAAAACGCTAGTACTGTCATCGTAACAGGTCAACTAGAAAAACGCGGAGATTCAATAATAGAGCGAGCTTCAGATGATGCTGTGATAGGTGTATATAGAATGTCTACTTTTAAAATAGCCCAAGTTTTAAAAAACGAAACGGATGACAACTTAGCAAAAGAAATGACAATATCTGTTTATGAAAATGAAGGTTACGATGCCAAAGCGAATACGACATACCATATCGCTGGCTATACAAAAATGGAAAAAGAAGAAAAATATCTGTTGTTGTTGCAAAAAGATTCAGAAGATGACTATTATGTCCCGACAGCGGTTATTTTCGGAAAAATAAACCTCAATCCGAATAAACGAAATGAATTATTTCCTAAAAATAGCGACACAGAATCAGCAATCAATAAAGTACAAGCCGAAGTTTTAAAAAATCTTGAAAATGAAATTGAGCGAGAGAATAAATAATTGTACTCTGTTGCATTTTAGTTAAATTCGTCATCTAATTTTAATACAAAAAAAGGGTTTGGATTGGGGGAGACGGGTATTATATAACCATAAGCAATGACAATGCCATTACTTTTTCTCCCTTTTTTGTAGTGGGTTGTCTTTACTTACCTTAAACTCCCTTTTATACTTTTAGCGGTTGTTAGCAGCCACTAAGAGTATTTTTTTGTAAAAAACACTAAATAAATGAAAACTCCTCGAACAAGGGAAAGTTCGAGGAGTTCGGCATTTACCAATATTTATAAATGCCACTGGGGATTTTCTAAGTGAACAAAGATATGGATGTTTGGGAGAGCATCCACTTGGAGAATTTACCATAGATAGATAGCGACAAGTTGTAATGTAGTATAAATCATACAATTCTTGTAGTGCATCATATATAGCACTGAATTATTAAATTCCTGATAAACTAAGAAAAGACTGGAATAAAAGTACCTCATCAAGTATATTTAATTTACGCGGGATTTAAAGAGGTGATAGAAGGTTGAGCAATTTTAACATCATGGGATCTTTAATGCTTATAGCTGTTTTAGTTTTAGCAGTGTATGTTATTACCAAAGTGATTACCAAATTAAAAAATAAGTAGAGTTTAACTAAAATACCTCAATAACATTTTGGGGTATTTTATATTTTAGTGATTATTTCTCGCAATCATCAATGGGTGGATTTTGTGTAAAGTTTTATTGCTGATATGTATTAAAAATCTATAGTTTGGAGGTCTAATAGGTTTAAAGGCCTGTGAAAATAGACACATTTTCAATTAAAAATAGAAATGTGTCTATTTTATGAATCTTTATTGTAAGAGCTTGTGTAATGGGATGGCTACATATATCCTTATAGATACGGTGAAATTTATTTACATAGGAGGAAATATGGGATTTTTAGAAGCTTACAAATCATTTTGGAGAAATTACGTTAACTTTAGTGGCAGAGCCCCGAGATCGGCGTATTGGTATGTAGTACTTTGGAATGTTATTATTTTTGTAATACTTTATGCTTTAGCTTTTATTTTTGGTATTTCAGCTATTATGGAAGCAGCTATGGGTGGTACGGGAATGGCTGGCGGTGGCGGTGCAATCGTTCTGGTAATCATTTTATGGCTATACTTGCTAGCGGCTTTACTTCCAACAATCAGCTTAATGGTTCGACGCTTACATGATTCTGGCAAAAGTGGATTTTTCGTCCTTTTAAGCCTTATTCCATTTGCTGGCGGAATTATTATGTTAATTTTTATGTGTCTTGAAAGTGATGGACCAAACCAATATGGTGATGGGGATATAGATAGTAAATTTGATTTTTAAATAGAAAACGAGCTAGGAGATAATCCTAGCTCGTTTTTTTAATGGATTCCTTCGCTTACAAGGAACCAATTCACTTGGTTGGTATTAATAAAATACGTTAAGTCGTATTTCGTTAACTCGATACATTTTTCGTTAAAAAGGTTTTTCAAGTCTGCTTTTGATAATTCGTGGATGCTGATGTTGTTGATTTTTGCGTCGTCGTCAAGGCGAATAGATTCCCCATTTACGGTATAAATTTCGATATACATCGTGCCACCCCTTCTAAATTACATTTGTTTATAATTTTCTTTGAATACACCAAGTTGATTCAGTGTTACAACGAGTTGCTGGCTGAAAAGTGGCAGTGCTTGGATTTGGTCTAAATCACTGGCATAAGCGAAATCAGCTACTTGTAACACAAGTGTATGGAACGAATCTGTCATGGTTTCGTTTTGTTGTTTTAAATAGGAATTTTCCTGTTCCAATTCTTGGTATTTTGTTTGTAAGTCTTGGTATTTTTTGTCGAGTTCTTCTTTTTGAACAGCAAGGGAAGAGAGTGAGTAAATGCTTTTTAGTAAGTCATATACGTTGTTTTCTTCACCTTGGTTTTCGCTTAAAAGTTGAACATTGCTTTTAACGCCGGAAAGTAAATCAACCAAGTTTTTTTCGCGTGATTTGTCGTAGCTGATTTGTTCTTTGATGGACGTTGGTGCTTTGAATTCAGCTGGCACAACTTTGCCGAAAATATTGGTTTTTTCTTTTTTTGTATTTTTTTGTGTTTTTCTTTTTCTCCCAGGCTTGTTTTTCGGAATATCTTCTACTTGGATAAGCTCTTTTTTTAGTTTGTAGTAAGTATTTTGTAGTTGGCTTGGAGTCTTTGGAAAAATCCGCAAATCATTTAGGCTGAGCATTTCAGAAATATCAAGAACCTTCATATCTTCTAAAATAGCAATTTGGTAACATGCGGAAAGTAGTTCTAATTCGATTTTTAACCAACTAATATTGGAATGCATATATTTTTCGATTCCACCGTGTTCTTCAACGGCTTGATAAAATTCAGTGAGTAAATGGTAGATTTCTTCGGCAATTTTTTCGTCAATGCCAGCTTCTGAAGCCATTTTTTTAATTTCAGTTGTAGATGAATTCCCCGGATTATCTACTTGTTTTTTGATTTCTTGAAGTAATTTTCTTATTTCTGATTTAGGCATACAATCACATACCTCTCTATCCTATAGTATTATTGATTTTCTGTTTATTTTTATAATAACAATATATGTTAGTTGTGTAAAGGGAACGCGAGTAGGTCAAAAGGATTGGGTATGAAGAACCTTTTTTTGAGTTAAATAGAAAAATATAAATCGAATAATGAGAAGTTTTCCTTTGATACAGCTGTTACACTGGCTGTTTTTTTATTTTTACACAAAATTTCATTTTTTAAAAAAAGTATAGATTTTTTCAGGATTTGGTGTAAAATTTTATATTGCAGTTACAAAAAACACTTTATTGATATATATTTTGAAAAAATGATTTATTTTTGTAATCTGATGAAGGGAGTGAAAGGTGAATTTACCTTACTTGAATGGAATATTTTTTATCACTTTTAAAAATTATTGTACTTTTAGCAGTACTTGCGGGAATTTCTTATTTTTTAGTTAAGAAAAACAAGCAAGCGAATCGCACGAGAAAAAGCGAAAATGATCTTATAAAGTTGAAAGACACTCTTTTAATCTCTCATCAGTTACGTGCAGTTCTTCTGGAGGCAGACGGGGAAAAGGTGCTGGCGATTATTTCCAATAATGATATTCGAACGGTGTCATTAAAAGGAAAAACTGACCAAAATGAAGCACTTTTCCGAGAATTACTTTTGAAAGAGGAGACTAAGGAAAATGCGTAAAATAGCTTCTAGACGAGTATTTCAAGTATCTTTTATTGTTATTTTTGCAATTTCATTGGTTGTCTTTTGGCCAGGGGTGAATGTGCATGCAGAAAGTTGGCTGGACTCACTTGGTGTGAATGGGACGGATGGGGTTAATTCTAGTGTGGCGCTGTTTGTACTAGTTACGGTTCTTTCTTTGTCTGCATCGATTGTATTAATGTTCACACACTTTACTTACTGTATTATCGTTCTTGGTTTAACGAGGCAAGGGCTTGGCGCGACGAACTTGCCGCCCAACCAAGTGCTTGTTGGACTGGCACTGTTTTTATCTTTGTTTATGATGCAACCACTTATTACTGCTTGGTATGACGATGTGTATAAACCTTCGCAAAAAGAAGAGTGGAGCGCATCAAAAGTATGGGATGAAACAAAGCCGCTTTTGACAAAATATGTCGCGGAAAATACATATAAGCATGATATTAACATGATGTTGAAAGCAGAAGGAGAAGATCCAGTTACAAAAAAAGAAGATGCTCCGCTTATGGCTTTAATGCCTGCTTTTATTTTGACACAGATTACCCAAGGTTTTTTAACTGGGATGTTTATATACTTAGCGTTTATTTTTATAGATTTAATTGTTAGTACGTTACTGATGTATCTTGGGATGATGATGGTACCGCCGATGACCATTAGCTTACCGTTTAAGATTCTTGTTTTTATTTTCATTGGTGGGTACGGATTGATTACCAACATGATTTTTCAAACAATTCACTTTTAAGGGAGTAGCAAAATGAATTTAACGCCGATTACGCAAATTTTTCAAGATTTTTTCTATAGTGGGCTGGCGCTTATTTTGCCGGTGTCGCTCATTTGTATCGTGGTAGTGATTGTGGTGGCGATATTGATGGCAATGATGCAAATTCAAGACCAATCGCTGACGTTTTTACCGAAGATTGTTGCTTTCGTAGTGGCGCTATTTATTCTTGGACCGTGGATGTTTGAACACATGACGGATTTGTTTGTAGGAATCTTTTCCAAATTACCCCTGATGATTAGGGTGTAAACATGGAGTTTGAATTTTTCCTTGCGGTAGTGATTGTTTTCAGCCGAGTTGCCAGTTTTTTATTCTTCTTTCCGCTTTTAAAAGGGCGAAACATTCCGAACAGTGTCAAAGTGGTTTTTGGGATGGCGATTTCCATTCCAGTGGCAACAGGGGTCGATGTTTCTGGTATAACGACGCTACCAGATTTGCTACTCCGGGTAACGTCTGAAGTGGTTTTTGGATTAGCGCTGGCGAAATTGGTGGAAATTATTGCGGTAATTCCAAAAATGGCTGGTTTTATGATTGATTATGATTTAGGATTTTCGCAAGTAAACTTGATTGATCCTTCTTACGGG from Listeria monocytogenes ATCC 19117 encodes the following:
- a CDS encoding flagellar type III secretion system pore protein FliP — protein: MRKIASRRVFQVSFIVIFAISLVVFWPGVNVHAESWLDSLGVNGTDGVNSSVALFVLVTVLSLSASIVLMFTHFTYCIIVLGLTRQGLGATNLPPNQVLVGLALFLSLFMMQPLITAWYDDVYKPSQKEEWSASKVWDETKPLLTKYVAENTYKHDINMMLKAEGEDPVTKKEDAPLMALMPAFILTQITQGFLTGMFIYLAFIFIDLIVSTLLMYLGMMMVPPMTISLPFKILVFIFIGGYGLITNMIFQTIHF
- a CDS encoding DUF805 domain-containing protein; protein product: MGFLEAYKSFWRNYVNFSGRAPRSAYWYVVLWNVIIFVILYALAFIFGISAIMEAAMGGTGMAGGGGAIVLVIILWLYLLAALLPTISLMVRRLHDSGKSGFFVLLSLIPFAGGIIMLIFMCLESDGPNQYGDGDIDSKFDF
- a CDS encoding lmo0673 family protein, producing the protein MYIEIYTVNGESIRLDDDAKINNISIHELSKADLKNLFNEKCIELTKYDLTYFINTNQVNWFLVSEGIH
- the mogR gene encoding motility genes transcriptional repressor MogR; this translates as MPKSEIRKLLQEIKKQVDNPGNSSTTEIKKMASEAGIDEKIAEEIYHLLTEFYQAVEEHGGIEKYMHSNISWLKIELELLSACYQIAILEDMKVLDISEMLSLNDLRIFPKTPSQLQNTYYKLKKELIQVEDIPKNKPGRKRKTQKNTKKEKTNIFGKVVPAEFKAPTSIKEQISYDKSREKNLVDLLSGVKSNVQLLSENQGEENNVYDLLKSIYSLSSLAVQKEELDKKYQDLQTKYQELEQENSYLKQQNETMTDSFHTLVLQVADFAYASDLDQIQALPLFSQQLVVTLNQLGVFKENYKQM
- a CDS encoding SDR family oxidoreductase, yielding MMNKENPLNKYHTGKFEKQRQDYPGLQSKMTPVPDTGESSYQGANKLTGKKAFVTGGDSGIGRAAVIAYAREGADVAINYHPDEEVDAQEVKAIVEEAGQKCVLLPGDLRKEGLAKDLVKKAYNELGGLDILVLNAGLQQYQLDIQKLPAEQLRDTFEVNVFSVVFAIQEALNYLKAGASIILTSSIQGVKPSAHLVDYAMTKSSLISLTKSLAAQLGGKGIRINAVAPGPIWTALQISGGQPQDSIPAFGQDQPLGRAGQPAELASAYVLLASDEASYTTGQVYGITGGAPIN
- a CDS encoding flagellar biosynthetic protein FliQ; protein product: MNLTPITQIFQDFFYSGLALILPVSLICIVVVIVVAILMAMMQIQDQSLTFLPKIVAFVVALFILGPWMFEHMTDLFVGIFSKLPLMIRV
- a CDS encoding DUF2188 domain-containing protein, with translation MPWTKNDYPDSWKNLRKTEREKAIEIGNALLKDGYSESRAIPIATSKAEEWYKNHKES